The DNA region tgcagaaaaataaaacttgctagaataaaacttcagggtttacaaaacccaaaaacactatatatatgtcctaaaacacgtcagagacaaatgatgcaaatatagaaaacttcgggcaactttgtaaaactttcaATTTTGAAGTCTTGTGTCAGATCagcttggtgtcgaccgatgctccattggtgtcggtcgatgctcttcataggatcagactccaaattgatttcctcaGATTAAATGCTCCcaaacgatccaaattgcttcatttcgctccatccgtgccaaaatcctaaaTAACCTGTAAAGATTCAAATACAActtagaaacaaatgaaaagacttaaaaagcacacttatatcatggttaaaaaccgtaaaaaccgtATATCataacttacttttttttttattactcatCATACTCACTACTGCAAAGCGTCTGGTTTTGCAATCTCTCTCGCTCATCATTCCCATATTTTtctcaaatgtatatatagaaattatttttttgttttttacttttttattttctttctcatatTTACATTCATCCACTATCAAAACTTccaaaaatctatttttatttcttcttctttatttgtaTAATTCGTTTTCGAGATTAATATTAGGAACTCTTAATATTACTCTGACATCAAGATattgggttgttgttgtttacaaaCAGACTGTTTGAAACAGTCAAACATTGATTATGTTTTTAAGgaagtaaaaacaaaaggttACATGGAGACTCTTGACGATGAAAAAATCTTGTGATATATGGCTACACTTTGTAAATACAAAAGGTTATTATTACATGGAGAATCTTATTTCAAGAGGCTACAATAAGTCTTGAGACCAGATAGATCTCTCCTTCCGGATCCCTCGCAGGTGAACTTATAGTATGCTTCAAAATCAAAGGGGTTAAAGAGGCGAGGATACTCGGGATCAACCATCTCCTCCGGTGCACTTATCAAATCCTCGGTGTTTGGCATAGAGAAAAGTCCAGACGAGTACCTTGTTTCCGTCCCCATTCTAACCACACGGTGAACCGCAGATTGCACCCGGCCGTTCAGCAGTACCTGAAAACATCTTAAAGCATCATCATCTATTGAAAAGTCTGTACAGAGAAAAGGTTGGGACTTACATGCAAAATACTTCCCCCAATGACGAGGAATGAAGAATCTTGAGAGGGTTAGCTTCGATCCAGTGGCTACCGTCTTTGGTTTTCACCTCTAATCCTCCGTCTGCTACATCGTTCAGGCAAACTATGGTGAGCACATTTCTATCTGTATGAGCCTCCATGCCTAGCCcctcctctgtttcatcaaCTCCATTGTATTTCATCATCCGCATTAGGCATTTCGTCGATTTGAGATGTTCGTCTATGTAGTTTTCGTAGATCCCAAAACTCTCCATGACAATTCTTTGGATCTTGAAGTCCAGTTCTGATACATTCTTGGTAAATGACAGAACCGTGTCgctgaagaaacagagtaaattCTCACCAATTCTTCAGAGTTTTGAtcagttttttaaaacatcCTAACGAAAGAAGCAAATATTGTAAAGATCATAAAACCTGAAATTCTTGTTGCCTTGAGGCCAAAGCTTCTGAGTAAAAGGATTTGACGTTCTCTTCATTGTCTGCAACGTGACATTATTACCTGCGCAATACTAAGGGTTGCAGAACTCACAGGATCTAAAAAGTCTCCTCCCGGAGGTGAAACTGCACCAACATACTAATCACTGCAATTTAAATCTGAAGAAGTACAAATCAAGAAAGAACCTGAGCCAAGGGGATTATAAATTGCTATGTAAATGTTGTTCTATTATGAATATACATCAGTAGACAAATGATTTTTATgcactttattttattttgaatatataatagACAAATGAAAAGAGTCACAACCTtgctatatatatgtcaaaaacGTACTTGAAACATGTTAATCTAGATTAAAATCTACGCAAGTGCCTCTTAAAATAAAGCTACAAGCCTTCCAAGATCCTGAAACATCCTTTTTTCTAAACTTGAACCCCTTTGGGCATAAACCTATATACTCATGGTGTAGATTGATGCTCCGTATGTAAGTCAGTATGATGGCACCCGGATGTTCGTGCGAAATCCCAAAAGCATAGACTACCATCCTTGGATTCTCGGCCTTCTCAATCCTGAGGAGATCATCTACTTCCGGTTGAGTCCTGGTTCGGAACTTGCGATGGTTGAGAGCATGGTCACAAGACGAGCTACCAACGGACCAACATACCAATCCATCAGCCAATCTAGACACTCGCACGTTTCATCTCCAATTCTCAGTAGCTTCCCAATACCAACGTCGTCCTTGTTCCCTTTCCCGCCTTCAACTATCTCCCTGTGCAGATACACATTATCGtaaatctttaatatcaaagtaaaataattgACTCCTCGAGAGCTCGGATGAACAACATTATTACCAAACTGCTTGTCAGATAAGTACTCTGTTGCTTGGTCAGCAGTAATGTTTCGGAAGCAAGGGTGACCAATCATCCGAAACTTGAATCGATCCGGAGCACTCTCTTTCTCAATCTGGACACCTTCGTCGTGGTAATAAGGATCAATGCTACTCCAATTTTTTCTCATTTCACTTTCTTTGCTGACAAGAAACAGACGGGGCAGATTCTTTTGAGGCGATTTAATCTTGCAAGTAAGGATGTCACCTTCACAATGGTAtgaacaattattattattattatttttaatctgAAAGGATCCATGCATTCAGTTTCATGACCAACCACAGGACAGGACATGATAACCTAAAATACATGTGTACAATCCCAGTGTATTATAATCAAGTCAGTAACATGATTTCTATGTATATCATGTCTTCTTTCAGGGATCATCATGTACAACTGACTTTGGAAACTATAAAACTACGTCTCACCAGAGATTCAAAAGAGGTAACCAGAGAAGAACTCTTACAGCATGGCCCCCTCCACTCTTTTGTGATCTCAAAACCatcaggaaaagaaaagaaaaaaatccaaaccttTTAAAGCGTTTTCGATGTGTATCCTTTGTAgctcttttatcttttactttGGCCTGATAGGTATTGGCCACTTCTTCTTATAGTATGTAAGACACTTTTATATACACATATGGTTTGATTGTTGTTATACATGTAAaacaaataagagaaaaaataaaatcaaaaactagaagcaagaaaaaatagttttacaAAGTCTAAAGccaaagcaaagcaaagcaaaaaccCCTTTATATAAGCTTGAGATTTTCTACATAGTCTACGAAGCAGTAAGCTAGTAATATATTAGAGTTAACCCCTTCAAAACCTTGGATTCCAACGCTTGTAACAATGTTTCGCTCGAGATCGAAGTAGAAAAGATAGATAGGCCGGCCTGATAGAAACCGCGGTGACAAGACAAGTTCACATGTACCTGCCCTGATTCCAACTATGCCCAACTCAGTCTCTCCAGCAAGGTTCCACCACAAGAAAGGCAACTGGGAGATATGCTTGGTCCATTCGGTACCTCCTCCTTGAAGAAGccacaaacaaaaacttgtAGCGTGTCCATCAATTCTATTGGGGTTTGAACACTGCATAATACCCAGTTGGCCCTTGTGGTTAACGAGTCGTGATTCAAGACCTACTGGCCACATGCCGTCAGGTTTGTTGATGAAGCTCAACTTTTCAAACCTAGTGTCAAAACAAACTATGAAAATATCTTGATAGTTATTGGACTCAGCCATATAATACAAAAGGCCATTGATGCAAATACCATCACCGCCT from Camelina sativa cultivar DH55 chromosome 3, Cs, whole genome shotgun sequence includes:
- the LOC104779332 gene encoding probable 2-oxoglutarate-dependent dioxygenase AOP1.2, with the translated sequence MESFGIYENYIDEHLKSTKCLMRMMKYNGVDETEEGLGMEAHTDRNVLTIVCLNDVADGGLEVKTKDGSHWIEANPLKILHSSSLGEVLLNGRVQSAVHRVVRMGTETRYSSGLFSMPNTEDLISAPEEMVDPEYPRLFNPFDFEAYYKFTCEGSGRRDLSGLKTYCSLLK